From a region of the Phragmites australis chromosome 21, lpPhrAust1.1, whole genome shotgun sequence genome:
- the LOC133903418 gene encoding uncharacterized protein LOC133903418 yields the protein MRRPWRHPASAAVARHGAADLYLREVGDLLPRRFARRAAGSEDLVMRLQIHRKLDNHTGCVNTVAFNEIGDTLISGSDDQMVMLWDWDTGAVKLEFHSGHGGNVFQARFMPCTDDRTIVTCAADGEVRLAKIQDGGDVPTTLLGEHGGRAHNLAIEPGSPYIFYSCGEDGLVQHFDLRTNTATKLFFCRSSWGKSGSSSCVHLNAITIDPRNPNLFAVGGSNAYARVYDIRKYKWDGSSDFGQPSDCYCPSHLVDDKSVGITGLAFSHQSELLVSYNEENIYLFPKNGGLGSDPKSSVKIRSNEGCKPTRVASGHDVDQPVAPQAYVGHRNRETVKRVTFIGPNDEYVASGSDCGRIFIWRKRDGKFLVAMEGDECIVNCIEPHPHAMTIASSGIDNDVKIWTPSAIERAPAVNVEELRPRKRRAKLWHFDLPELLIQHLLASERRQQAAEEDSSEDLEDNTGLLSLVLHAADGGVSSADDEETSEGSGECSLN from the exons ATGCGCCGCCCGTGGAGGCACCCGGCTTCCGCCGCCGTGGCGCGCCACGGCGCCGCCGACCTCTACCTCCGTGAGGTCGGGGACCTCCTCCCCCGCCGCTtcgcgcgccgcgccgccggctcCGAG GACCTTGTAATGCGCCTCCAGATTCACCGGAAGCTTGACAATCACACAGGCTGCGTGAACACGGTGGCCTTCAATGAGATCGGTGACACCCTCATATCAGGGTCCGATGACCAGATGGTGATGCTGTGGGACTGGGATACCGGCGCTGTCAAATTAGAGTTCCATTCAGGCCATGGTGGCAATGTGTTCCAGGCACGGTTCATGCCCTGCACGGACGATCGGACCATTGTCACTTGTGCTGCCGATGGCGAG GTGAGGCTTGCCAAGATACAGGATGGTGGAGATGTGCCCACTACATTGCTTGGTGAACATGGGGGAAGGGCTCACAATTTGGCTATAGAGCCTGGTAGTCCTTATATCTTTTATAGCTGTGGCGAGGATGGTCTTGTCCAACAT TTTGATTTGAGAACAAATACAGCcacaaaactatttttttgcAGAAGCTCTTGGGGTAAATCAGGATCCTCCTCTTGTGTTCACCTTAATGCGATTACAATAGATCCGAGGAACCCGAATCTTTTTGCAGTTGGAGGAAGCAATGCATATGCTCGTGTGTATGACATCCGCAAGTACAAGTGGGATGGATCATCTGATTTCGGTCAACCATCTGACTGCTATTGTCCATCACATCTTGTTGACGATAAGAGTGTTGGAATAACAGGGTTAGCATTCTCTCACCAGAGTGAGTTGCTCGTATCTTACAACGAAGAGAATATTTACCTATTCCCTAAAAATGGAGGGCTTGGATCTGATCCAAAGTCGTCTGTCAAGATTAGATCCAATGAAGGATGCAAACCAACACGGGTTGCATCTGGACATGATGTTGATCAACCTGTTGCACCTCAGGCATATGTCGGCCATCGCAATCGTGAGACTGTGAAGCGTGTGACTTTCATTGGGCCAAACGATGAATATGTTGCCAGTGGGTCTGACTGTGGTCGGATATTTATCTGGAGAAAGAGAGATGGGAAGTTTTTAGTGGCTATGGAGGGTGATGAGTGCATTGTGAATTGTATTGAGCCCCATCCTCATGCTATGACGATTGCAAGCAGTGGAATTGATAATGATGTGAAGATATGGACTCCCTCTGCCATTGAGCGAGCACCAGCTGTAAATGTTGAGGAG TTGAGGCCTCGCAAGAGAAGAGCCAAGCTGTGGCATTTCGACTTACCAGAGCTGTTGATCCAGCATTTGCTGGCTTCAGAACGTAGGCAACAAGCAGCTGAAGAAGATTCATCAGAGGACCTTGAGGACAACACTGGGTTACTTAGTCTTGTACTGCATGCTGCAGACGGAGGTGTGTCATCTGCAGACGATGAAGAAACCTCCGAGGGCTCTGGAGAGTGTAGTCTCAACTGA